From Anopheles coluzzii chromosome 3, AcolN3, whole genome shotgun sequence, the proteins below share one genomic window:
- the LOC120957477 gene encoding GRIP and coiled-coil domain-containing protein 1 yields the protein MEKKRHESNKLKEYESIISSQKEHINRYENRLKDIIVAYKGIVKEKAALEETLKALQKVNDGKEAILANGLHECSEAVLASGSVEGQLQTLMNNLTTITAERNRIEEVSKYERNQLRQKLANKDSIIEELSRRIKDFESQSQFEMSSFNPNTPVDYGPRTGPSEDQSVKIRELKKLLDDERNLNEQLELQLGNLKTQFMVIAPDRHTVSKKLVDPKKTTPTDCDSKGTNNSSINLKESLRELQDEMNHLKKQYAIAVAEEKQRVRLAEENSKRLREIHEERVANFESRIKELSEMVGRYDRIKEQDKVYILQLKTAIANLKTKRVEENNDSPQYDRESIEDGYGAGQLLVENHSTGGITERKEDLSFLAEIAPEDQHADETNELKMYKRRYEQAMDENQRLKRDLLLCQENVSQLKQKIGIQKQSTAQLEFDLKQKITDQHIALKNESVKHTEALIALQASFERKITHLQDSLQNQRERSLAVMDEKEEEIKTLRTSLEILSLSSASATQEFHNDAIGNLLVDRSDSNSEPSFMMVTSLQSLSEDHQHLIHYAQEIARMNVEISALRTSKNSSEASLRKLAQEKLMIEETYKTQISAMEKEMERLRRNRQLEGSNLEYLKNVVLSFLLSKDTECKKHMTNAIAAVLKFDENEVKAVNNINY from the exons ATGGAGAAGAAAAGGCACgaatcaaacaaattaaaagaaTATGAATCCATCATTAGCTCTCAGAAAGAACACATTAATCGCTATGAAAATCGGCTCAAGG ATATTATCGTGGCGTACAAAGGTATTGTCAAagaaaaagcagcattagAAGAAACCTTAAAAGCACTTCAAAAAGTTAATGATGGCAAGGAGGCTATCTTGGCTAATGGACTTCATGAATGTTCTGAGGCAGTTTTAGCCTCTGGATCGGTTGAAGGACAACTACAAACACTAATGAACAATCTCACCACTATCACAGCGGAACGCAACCGGATCGAGGAAGTGTCAAAATATGAAAGAAATCAACTTCGCCAAAAACTGGCAAACAAGGATTCCATTATAGAAGAACTGTCGCGACGTATTAAAGATTTCGAATCTCAATCACAATTCGAGATGAGCAGTTTCAATCCAAATACGCCTGTAGACTACGGACCGAGGACGGGACCGTCTGAAGATCAATCTGTGAAAATTCGGGAGTTGAAGAAATTACTAGATGACGAGCGTAATCTAAACGAGCAATTAGAGCTACAGCTTGGAAATTTGAAAACTCAGTTTATGGTTATTGCTCCGGACCGACACACCGTTTCGAAAAAACTTGTCGATCCAAAGAAGACAACACCAACAGACTGCGATTCAAAAGGAACTAATAATAGTTCAATCAACTTAAAAGAATCTTTGCGTGAGTTGCAAGATGAAATGAACCATCTAAAGAAACAGTATGCAATTGCTGtagcagaagaaaaacaacgtgTCCGTCTGGCAgaagaaaacagcaaacgTTTGAGAGAAATACACGAGGAGCGTGTGGCTAACTTTGAATCCCGCATCAAAGAACTTAGTGAAATGGTAGGCAGATACGATCGTATAAAAGAGCAGGATAAAGTATACattttgcaattaaaaacTGCAATTGCgaacttaaaaacaaagcgagtGGAAGAAAACAATGATTCGCCTCAATATGACCGGGAATCCATAGAGGACGGTTATGGTGCAGGACAGTTATTGGTAGAAAATCATTCAACAGGAGGTATTACAGAGAGGAAAGAGGATTTAAGTTTTTTAGCTGAGATAGCACCAGAAGATCAACATGCAGATGAAACGAAcgaattaaaaatgtataaacGGCGTTACGAACAAGCAATGGATGAAAATCAACGACTGAAAAGAGATCTTCTTTTATGTCAAGAAAATGTTTCgcaactaaaacaaaaaattggtattcaaaaacaatcaacagcTCAGCTAGAATtcgatttaaaacaaaaaataacagatCAACATATAGCTCTTAAAAATGAATCCGTCAAACATACGGAAGCGTTGATTGCATTGCAAGCATCATTTGAGAGAAAAATCACACATCTTCAAGATTCGTTACAAAATCAGCGCGAACGTTCGCTTGCGGTGATGGAtgagaaagaggaagaaattAAAACTCTTCGAACCTCTCTTGAAATACTTTCACTTTCTTCGGCTTCTGCTACTCAAGAGTTCCATAACGATGCAATAGGCAATCTGCTAGTTGATCGTTCGGATAGTAATTCCGAACCATCATTTATGATGGTAACATCGCTTCAATCGCTATCTGAGGATCATCAGCATTTGATTCACTATGCACAAGAAATTGCACGAATGAATGTAGAGATCAGTGCTCTAAGAACTTCAAAAAACTCGTCAGAAGCCTCGTTGCGCAAACTTGCCCAAGAAAAGTTAATGATTGAAGAAACTTACAAAACTCAAATATCGGCAATGGAAAAAGAGATGGAACGTTTACGAAGGAATCGACAATTAGAAGGATCAAATttggaatatttaaaaaatgtagtTCTAAGTTTTTTATTATCAAAGGATACTGAATGCAAGAAACATATGACCAATGCAATAGCAGCAGTTTTAAagtttgatgaaaatgaagTGAAAGCCGTAAATAATATCAACTATTGA